Within Pseudomonas cichorii, the genomic segment GCCGCAGCACGCTGCCGATGTGATTCTGGCGGAGCCCCCTCAATGAAGCTGTTCCTCGCTGAACCGTTCAAGAGCCGATGGGCCGGGCGAGATGCATTCGTCGAGGTCGAGGCTCTGGAAGGGCAGGTCTATCGCGAGCTGGAAGGCCGTCGCACATTGCGCACCGAAGTCGATGGGCGAGGCTATTTCGTCAAGATTCACCGTGGTATCGGCTGGGGTGAAATCGCCAAGAATCTGGTGACCGCCAAGCTGCCGGTACTGGGCGCAGGCAAGGAGTGGGACGCGATAGCGCGTCTCAAGGAAGTCGGCGTGCCGACCATGACCGCCGTGGCCTATGGCGAGCGTGGCAGCAATCCGGCTGCTCAGCACTCGTTCATCGTTACCGAAGAACTGGCACCCACCGAAAGCCTGGAAGATGTCAGCATCAACTGGCGCAACGAGCCGCCCGAGCCGCGCCTGAAGCGGGCCTTCATCGCCGAAGTCGCACGTATGGTCGGGATGATGCATCGGGCTGGTGTAAACCATCGGGACTGCTACATCTGCCACTTCCTGCTGCACACCGACAAGCCGGTGACGGCCGACGACTTCAAACTGTCGGTCATCGACCTGCATCGTGCCCAGACCCGTCGCGCAATCACGCCGCGCTGGCGTAACAAGGACCTGGCCGCGCTGTATTTCTCGGCGCTGGACATCGGCCTGACCAAGCGCGACAAATTGCGTTTTCTCAAGGGGTACTTCCAGAAGCCTTTGCGCGAAGTGCTGGCTCGGGAAGCCTCATTGCTGCGTTGGCTGGATAAAAAGGCGGACAAGTTGTATCAGCGTAAATTGCGTTACGGAGATGCGCTCTGATGGCGGGTTGGAATCTTGAGCCGGAATACGCCTTTCTGGCTGAGGACTTCGGCAGTCTGGACGCGGTTTTTGCCTTGCAGGGCGAACAGCTGACCAGCGATCTGCTCTCCGAAGTGATTCGCGTGGCGCGTGGCGGAGTGACCTATTACGTCAAGCGCTACACCGGCGCAGGTAAAGGCCTGCGCCGCTATCTGGGCCGCCCGAGGGTCAAGTCCGAATGGCAGAACCTCAAACGCTTCGCCAAATGGGGAATCCCGACTGCGGATGTAGTGGCCTGGGGCCTGGAGCGCAAGGGCGCGGCCTATGATCGTGGCGCGCTCATCACCCGCGAGTTGCCTCGTACCGAAGACCTGTCCGAACTGGCGCGGCATAAAGACGCGCGGCTGGCGGATCGTGCCTGGGTCGATGTCATCAGCCGGCAGCTGGCGCGTTGCACCCGGGTCATGCACGACCAGCATTTCACTCATAACGATTTGAAGTGGCGCAACCTGCTGGTCGACGACGAGTCCAGGCTGTTTTTCATCGATTGCCCCAACGGTGCGTTCTGGTGGAGCTTCATGCTCCGCTATCGGATTACCAAGGATCTGGCCTGCCTGGACAAGGTCGCCAAATACCATTTATCCGCGACCCAGCGACTGCGCTTCTATTTGCAGTACCGTCAGCGGGATCGTTTGAATGCTTCCGACAAGAAGCGCATTCGCCACATCGTCAGTTTTTTCGAGGGGCGTGAATGAGCGTTTTCATTGCCGATGCCGACCGTGCCCTGCTTGAGCGCCATGGTCTGGCTGATTTTCAGTCGCTGTGGAATATAAAGCTCGATGCTGTCGATGAGCCCAATACCGGGCGTGGTGGCTGGAGCAGCGTGTTTCGTCTGGAACTGGAAGGTCAGGGCTTTTACCTGAAGCGTCAGAGCAATTACCTGACCCATACGCTGCATCATCCATTGGGTGAACCATCGTTCTCTCGCGAATTCCGCAATATCAGCCGCTATAAAAAGCTGGGTATCCCGGCATTGCAGGCGGTGTTCTATGGCGAGAGCAAGGTCGATGGCGAGCGCCGGGCGATTCTGATGACCCGCGCACTGGACGGCTGGACTGATCTGTACGTTTTGCTTGAGCAATGGTCCAGTCTGGACGCCAGTCAGCACACCGCCATCATCAAGGCCTGTGGGCAACTGGCTCGCACCCTGCACCGGGCCGGGCAGGTTCACGGCTGTTTCTATCCCAAGCATATTTTCCTCCAGGCTCGTGGCGATGCTTATGTGGCGCAACTGATCGATCTGGAGAAAACCCGCCCGGTCTTCTTTGGCAAGCGTGATCTGATCAAGGATCTGGAGCCCTTGCTGCGTCGTGCCACGGCATGGGGGGCCGACGAGTTGCGCGTGCTGCTGGCCGCTTATCTGCAGGCGGCCCCCGACAGCGCACAGGTCAATGCCTGGTGCCTGCGCCTGGGTCAGCGTGGTCAACACAAGCGGGACGTACATCACCGCGACAACAAAGAGGCGCGCTGATGCGTTTGTCTGAACTCAAGAATGCCGGACGCACACCTGAGCTGCCCCTGAACGTGACCCTGGCCGATGCCATTGGCCCGGCCGATCTGCAACTCTTGACGCTATTGCGGGTGCTGCCGGGTCAACGCTATGTCGGCGCGGGTGTCTGGCGCGGTCGTACGGTGTTGGCGAAGCTGCTGGTGGGCAATAAGGCTGCCCGGCATTTCCAGCGTGAACTGGATGGCGTCCGCTTGCTGGCCGAACAAGGTTTGACCACGCCTCTGCTACTGGCCGATGGCTTGCATGAAGGCGAGGGCGGCTGGTTATTGTTCGAGTTTCTGGATAACGCCCAGAGCCTGGGTGATGCCTGGAGTCAGGTTGAGAACCTGCCGCCGCTGGCCGATGAGCAACAGCTTGTGCTGGGGGAAGCCCTATCAGCCATTGCCCAACTGCATGCCAAAGGCCTGTGGCAGGAAGACCTGCATCTGGACAACCTGCTGCGCCATAGCGGCCAGTTGTACCTGATTGACGGCGCTGGCATTCGTGTCGAAGAGGCAGGCAAGCCGTTATCCCGTCAGGCCGTGCTGGAAAACCTTGGCGTGTTTTTCGCCCAGTTGCCCAAGGCACTGGAGCCGTTTACCGAAGAACTGCTGGTTCATTATCTGTTGAGCAACGCCGAACATGCCTTGCCCATGGAAGCCCTGCAAAAGCAGATCGACAAGGTGCGTAGCTGGCGCTTGAAGGATTACCTGAACAAGACCGGGCGTGATTGCAGCCTGTTCAGCGTCGAAGACACGGCTTCGCAATTCCGGGCGATCCGCCGCGAAGACGAGTCTGCCCTGTTGCCCGTTCTGGAGCAGGCCGACGCCTTGCTCGACAAAGGCCATCTGTACAAGACCGGCGGCGCGGCTACTGTAGGTCGGGTTGAGGTCAATGGCCGCACACTGCTCATCAAACGCTACAACATCAAGAACTTCGCCCACTGGCTCAAACGTTTCTGGCGTCCGAGCCGTGCCTGGCATTCCTGGCGTGAAGCCAATCGCCTGGAGTTCCTGGGGATCGCCACGCCCAGACCGCTGGCGGTGCTGGAACAGCGTGTACTGGGCTTGCGCCGCAAGGCGTATCTGGTCACCGAATTCCTGTCGGGGCCGGATATCATCAAACGGTTCGCGCCTTACGTTGAGTCAGGTGATGTGCCGGAAAATGAACTGCTGGCACTGGACCTGCTCTTCGAGCAACTGATCCGCGAACGCATCAGCCATGGCGACTTCAAGGGCCATAACCTGTTCTGGCATCAAGACCGCTGGGCCTTGATCGATCTGGACGCCATGCAGCAACACAGCTCCCAGTCGTCGTTTGCAGCCGCATATGCCCGCGACCGGGCGCGCTTCATACGTAACTGGCCCGCAGGAAGTGCACTGCACCAGTTGCTGGAGCAGCGCTTGCCTGGATAGGGAGTGTCTGTCATGTATGGCCTATTCGCTCCGGTGAAGATCGATGTGGTTTTTCATCCTTGAGTATCGACCTTCTCAGGGCGAACAGGCCTTGGCTTGTTCGCCCTGCCATCGATCAGGTCACGTGCATCAGGTTCAGTTCCTCAAGTGCCGCCACCAGCGCAAACATGTTGTTGTAAGGCGTCAGGTGGGCGTTGGTCCAGGTAGGGCGGTCGATGTAGAGCTTGCCTTCGGCATTGACCTGTATCGGCGTGCGGTGAATGAAGGTGTCCCGTGATCGGTGGACGATGGTTTGCAGGCCGTCCTCCGATTCTTCGATCAGGAACATTCCGGGCCGGGTCAGTCGCTGTTCGACGGGCAGCGTTTGCACAGGGCGTATGACGATGCCCTGGGTTGCTCCCGGGATTTCCATTTCCACCAGATAATCGCTTTTGATCGGCACGGTTTCAGGGATCAGGCCGCGTCTGATCCTGTCGCCCGGATCGGCTATCACGCCTCTGGATTGTCCGGGCGGGGTATCGATAACGCGCAGGCCGATCCCGGCTTCCAGTTCGGCGATGCCCGGTATGATCTGCTGGTAGGTGTTGGCGTGGGTGTTGCCCACCAGAGCGATCCATTTGTGCGAGCCCATGACTTCCTGGTGTTTGCGAATGGTGAGGTGCGCAAAGTAATTCATCATTTGCTGACGAGTGGTGGGTGCTTCTCCCAGGATGCCCTTGAGGTGGTAGCTCGCCGAGCAGTCGATCGCACGGATCTCCACGCCATTCTGCTGGGCCTTGAGTACTAATTGCTCGAAGGTATAGATCCTGTTCGG encodes:
- the rfaP gene encoding lipopolysaccharide core heptose(I) kinase RfaP, which gives rise to MKLFLAEPFKSRWAGRDAFVEVEALEGQVYRELEGRRTLRTEVDGRGYFVKIHRGIGWGEIAKNLVTAKLPVLGAGKEWDAIARLKEVGVPTMTAVAYGERGSNPAAQHSFIVTEELAPTESLEDVSINWRNEPPEPRLKRAFIAEVARMVGMMHRAGVNHRDCYICHFLLHTDKPVTADDFKLSVIDLHRAQTRRAITPRWRNKDLAALYFSALDIGLTKRDKLRFLKGYFQKPLREVLAREASLLRWLDKKADKLYQRKLRYGDAL
- a CDS encoding lipopolysaccharide kinase InaA family protein; protein product: MAGWNLEPEYAFLAEDFGSLDAVFALQGEQLTSDLLSEVIRVARGGVTYYVKRYTGAGKGLRRYLGRPRVKSEWQNLKRFAKWGIPTADVVAWGLERKGAAYDRGALITRELPRTEDLSELARHKDARLADRAWVDVISRQLARCTRVMHDQHFTHNDLKWRNLLVDDESRLFFIDCPNGAFWWSFMLRYRITKDLACLDKVAKYHLSATQRLRFYLQYRQRDRLNASDKKRIRHIVSFFEGRE
- a CDS encoding lipopolysaccharide kinase InaA family protein gives rise to the protein MSVFIADADRALLERHGLADFQSLWNIKLDAVDEPNTGRGGWSSVFRLELEGQGFYLKRQSNYLTHTLHHPLGEPSFSREFRNISRYKKLGIPALQAVFYGESKVDGERRAILMTRALDGWTDLYVLLEQWSSLDASQHTAIIKACGQLARTLHRAGQVHGCFYPKHIFLQARGDAYVAQLIDLEKTRPVFFGKRDLIKDLEPLLRRATAWGADELRVLLAAYLQAAPDSAQVNAWCLRLGQRGQHKRDVHHRDNKEAR
- a CDS encoding lipopolysaccharide kinase InaA family protein; translated protein: MRLSELKNAGRTPELPLNVTLADAIGPADLQLLTLLRVLPGQRYVGAGVWRGRTVLAKLLVGNKAARHFQRELDGVRLLAEQGLTTPLLLADGLHEGEGGWLLFEFLDNAQSLGDAWSQVENLPPLADEQQLVLGEALSAIAQLHAKGLWQEDLHLDNLLRHSGQLYLIDGAGIRVEEAGKPLSRQAVLENLGVFFAQLPKALEPFTEELLVHYLLSNAEHALPMEALQKQIDKVRSWRLKDYLNKTGRDCSLFSVEDTASQFRAIRREDESALLPVLEQADALLDKGHLYKTGGAATVGRVEVNGRTLLIKRYNIKNFAHWLKRFWRPSRAWHSWREANRLEFLGIATPRPLAVLEQRVLGLRRKAYLVTEFLSGPDIIKRFAPYVESGDVPENELLALDLLFEQLIRERISHGDFKGHNLFWHQDRWALIDLDAMQQHSSQSSFAAAYARDRARFIRNWPAGSALHQLLEQRLPG